A single region of the Deltaproteobacteria bacterium genome encodes:
- a CDS encoding ATP-binding protein, with the protein MIERVIKLAKSHHFFLFGARGTGKTSLLKERFINEKCLYVDLLDPDEVDALSLNPKELLLRIRGFGSKLECVIIDEVQKVPKLLDIIHQQIESTNVRFILTGSSARKLKREGANMLAGRAFVYYLYPLTSVELKGRFELTEALEWGTLPLLYSLNDESEKRNYLRSYVNTYLKEEVTQEQLVRNLDPFRRFLQVAAQDSGKIINYAKIARDVGVSIKSVQSYFQILEETLVGFLLEPFHESVRKRQRGNPKFYFIDTGVKRALDRTLTVKLLPQTYAFGKAFEQFLIAEIMHLQSYCEKDYAFSYLQTQDGAEIDLIIERPGDSRALIEIKSTERVTEDDIRHLSRLAKDIPNSSPYCFSRDTHAKEIQGVLCLHWTEGLKALGLTNL; encoded by the coding sequence ATGATTGAGAGAGTAATTAAGTTAGCAAAATCACATCATTTTTTTCTGTTTGGCGCTCGAGGGACGGGAAAAACTAGCCTGCTAAAGGAGCGATTTATTAACGAGAAGTGCCTTTATGTCGACTTACTAGATCCAGACGAAGTCGATGCCCTCTCGCTAAATCCAAAGGAACTACTTTTACGCATACGCGGTTTTGGCTCCAAGCTAGAATGCGTCATTATAGACGAAGTGCAAAAGGTTCCTAAGCTACTAGACATTATTCATCAACAAATCGAATCAACCAATGTTCGCTTTATTCTAACCGGCTCTAGTGCTCGTAAGCTTAAACGCGAAGGTGCCAATATGCTTGCTGGAAGAGCTTTTGTTTATTACCTCTATCCCCTAACCTCCGTTGAGCTCAAGGGTCGATTTGAGCTTACGGAGGCGCTAGAATGGGGGACATTGCCACTTCTTTATTCACTTAACGATGAATCGGAAAAGCGAAATTACTTGCGCTCGTACGTAAACACATACCTAAAGGAAGAAGTCACTCAAGAGCAGTTGGTGCGGAACTTAGATCCGTTTCGCCGTTTCCTGCAAGTGGCCGCACAAGATTCTGGCAAAATTATCAACTATGCAAAGATAGCAAGAGATGTAGGCGTTTCCATTAAGAGCGTTCAATCATACTTTCAAATACTAGAAGAGACATTAGTTGGTTTTCTTTTAGAACCTTTTCATGAATCCGTAAGAAAGCGACAGCGTGGAAATCCCAAATTCTATTTTATTGATACCGGAGTTAAGCGCGCTCTCGATAGAACGCTAACGGTAAAGTTACTGCCGCAAACATACGCCTTTGGGAAAGCATTTGAACAGTTTCTAATCGCTGAAATTATGCATTTGCAATCATACTGCGAAAAGGACTACGCTTTCTCCTATTTGCAAACACAAGATGGGGCAGAGATCGACCTAATAATTGAGCGGCCTGGGGACTCGCGCGCATTAATTGAGATAAAATCAACTGAGCGCGTTACCGAAGACGACATTCGCCACCTAAGTCGCCTAGCAAAGGATATCCCTAACAGTTCTCCTTACTGTTTTTCAAGAGACACTCATGCCAAAGAGATTCAAGGAGTGCTTTGCCTTCACTGGACAGAGGGCTTAAAAGCCCTAGGGCTGACTAACCTCTAA